From one Drosophila subpulchrella strain 33 F10 #4 breed RU33 chromosome 3L, RU_Dsub_v1.1 Primary Assembly, whole genome shotgun sequence genomic stretch:
- the LOC119553516 gene encoding transmembrane protein 35A, whose protein sequence is MPPASNTIVLKSLSVLLGLFFIFVGTLKLTPHISKDLYKDLRTEYVKYAKVFPLTALFGVKIPSKWYRRTVGILEIVCGLAMALIPYHKVKNAANVTLLVLMLLGIYQHWMVSDPFERSGPALVFTFMLGGRLVVWYQTARLQNEASAATQPPANGVKQD, encoded by the exons ATGCCCCCTGCATCCAATACGATCGTGCTGAAGAGCCTCTCCGTTCTGCTGGGCCTGTTCTTCATCTTCGTGGGCACCCTCAAGCTGACGCCGCACATCAGCAAGGATCTGTACAAGGACCTG CGCACAGAGTACGTCAAGTATGCCAAAGTATTTCCGCTCACCGCCCTCTTTGGCGTGAAGATCCCCTCGAAGTGGTACCGGCGCACCGTTGGCATCCTGGAGATCGTCTGCGGCCTGGCCATGGCTCTGATTCCCTATC ATAAGGTCAAGAATGCGGCCAATGTCACGCTGCTGGTGCTGATGCTGCTGGGCATCTACCAGCACTGGATGGTAAGTGATCCCTTCGAGCGCTCCGGACCGGCGCTGGTGTTCACCTTCATGCTGGGCGGTCGCCTGGTGGTCTGGTACCAGACCGCCCGCCTTCAGAACGAGGCCTCCGCGGCCACCCAGCCTCCGGCGAATGGGGTCAAGCAGGATTAG
- the LOC119553514 gene encoding vacuolar protein sorting-associated protein VTA1 homolog — MEFPPCPPSLKSIQHFLKLAQEHDTRDVVIAYWARLYALQIGLKASTQTGEETKLLLGIMDWLEQMKKQYADNEALTNEVAAQAHIENYALKLFLYADKQDREENFGKNVVKAFYSSGVLYDILQTFGELSEEALHNRKYAKWKAAYIHNCLKNGETPIPGPLPDDDDEAELEGENANASADTSPEEAAGGADPAPAPAPYQPEPEAEPQAPAPSSSVVPPTAEEVLNNPNKLPSPPVDEEKPGGFVPYVPTAQPHPATAATIYQPIVPVAGVHITPDQMIAAQKYCKYAGSALNYDDVKTAIENLQKALKLLSTGSE; from the exons ATGGAGTTTCCACCTTGTCCTCCCTCGCTAAAGTCCATCCAGCACTTCCTGAAGTTGGCCCAGGAGCACGACACTCGAGATGTGGTCATAGCCTACTGGGCGAGATTATA TGCCCTCCAGATTGGCCTCAAGGCCTCTACCCAAACGGGCGAGGAAACCAAATTACTGCTGG GTATCATGGACTGGCTGGAACAGATGAAGAAGCAGTATGCTGACAACGAGGCCCTCACCAACGAGGTTGCTGCCCAGGCTCACATCGAGAACTACGCCCTTAAACTCTTCCTGTACGCTGATAAGCAGGATCGCGAGGAGAACTTTGGCAA AAACGTGGTCAAGGCCTTTTACTCCAGCGGAGTTCTGTACGACATACTCCAGACCTTCGGGGAGCTGAGCGAGGAGGCGCTGCACAACAGGAAGTACGCCAAGTGGAAGGCCGCCTACATCCACAATTGCCTAAAGAACGGAGAGACACCGATTCCCGGTCCCTTGCCAGATGACGATGATGAGGCGGAGCTCGAGGGGGAGAATGCCAATGCCTCGGCAGACACATCGCCCGAGGAGGCAGCGGGTGGAGCTGATccagctcctgctcctgccccCTACCAACCGGAGCCAGAGGCAGAGCCTCAAGCGCCAGCTCCCTCATCCAGCGTGGTCCCTCCCACCGCCGAGGAGGTGCTTAACAATCCGAACAAATTGCCCAGTCCGCCGGTGGACGAGGAGAAACCAGGTGGCTTTGTGCCCTACGTGCCCACGGCTCAGCCCCATCCGGCCACGGCGGCCACCATCTACCAGCCCATTGTGCCCGTGGCGGGAGTGCATATCACTCCAGACCAAATGATTGCCGCCCAGAAGTATTGCAAGTACGCCGGAAGCGCCCTCAACTATGACGACGTAAAGACGGCCATCGAAAACCTGCAGAAGGCCCTAAAGTTGCTGAGCACTGGATCCGAGTAG
- the LOC119553515 gene encoding peroxisomal membrane protein PMP22, whose protein sequence is MVLSKPLYSLFGTYLEQLFNHPVRTKSITACVLATSANVTSQRLAGAKTLNQHSVFAYGLFGLIFGGSVPHYFYSTVERLFDHDVRFRRFFLFLSERLVYAPIYQALSLFFLSLFEGNSPDTAIKNVEKLYWPLLRANWQYLSLFVYLNFAYVPPMFRSISMAIISFIWVVYIAQRRRRFQEKLAAEKAAK, encoded by the exons ATGGTTCTCTCGAAGCCCCTGTACTCGCTCTTCGGCACTTATCTGGAGCAACTCTTCAACCACCCGGTCCGCACCAAGTCCATCACGGC ATGCGTCCTGGCCACCTCGGCGAATGTGACCTCCCAGAGATTGGCGGGGGCCAAGACCCTCAACCAGCATAGTGTCTTTGCCTACGGACTCTTTGGCCTGATCTTTGGAGGCAGTGTTCCGCACTACTTCTACTCCACGGTGGAGCGACTCTTCGACCACGACGTGCGCTTCAGGAGGTTCTTCCTGTTCCTGTCCGAGCGACTGGTCTACGCTCCCATCTACCAGGCCCTCTCGCTGTTCTTCCTGTCCCTGTTCGAG GGCAACTCCCCGGACACAGCGATCAAGAATGTGGAGAAGCTCTACTGGCCCCTGCTGAGGGCCAACTGGCAGTACCTCTCCCTGTTCGTGTACCTTAACTTCGCCTACGTGCCCCCGATGTTCCGGTCCATCAGTATGGCCATCATCTCCTTCATCTGGGTGGTGTACATCGCCCAGAGGCGTCGCCGTTTCCAGGAGAAGCTGGCCGCCGAGAAGGCCGCCAAATAG